A genome region from Hevea brasiliensis isolate MT/VB/25A 57/8 chromosome 9, ASM3005281v1, whole genome shotgun sequence includes the following:
- the LOC110657699 gene encoding protein LONGIFOLIA 1 → MSAKFIHTLSDENPNLQKQIGCMNGIFQLFDRHHFLGGGRRITGQNQKRLPAGQNGNNSIEPKSTSQKTTEKDHKKAIKEKLRVPTESSRTSFSSSSCSSSLSSLECNRASPLEPCLLNQTVVPETHAQDLPSPIHQPNTSFQSSQQSPDLRDAVKDSINREARGLSVKTATKGESGGQTLKYFDSPRPLQQPKSAKNKVTGLKESFQVVHKLQEAPRKSSEGKHVSLTSGLKDARRLSCDGRESRDINKSTIKLKELPRLSLDSRAGSMRGPSTEMKSNDPLRDLERGNRNFNNFLNQQEPESHTRLSNVVAKLMGLEAFPGSMSTNENQRRQIKTHPHVEKNPFLASSRNTDESKQNRIPGSRRNVHKEPISPWLRNVDSVKKPITNSKFPIEPAPRRQPDGSRGSETLDLKSRIPPKAQNTSLSVYGEIEKNLAQLEFKRSGKDLRALKQILEAIQKTKERLETRNESIKLGTQPSSNNILHQNSQLSNLDNLQSASPISTPTRRTSSPKSSKSPIVIIKPTKLIKATNPASSVNPTSSFSVLHRIQTADSADGRKESFYKQNAKDPTPRANHVGDRSSLPTCPMDKNTVARLTRLSQTSKEPQSAIRESNNSGKSLGALNLRQQRKKIGLEKQTRPTTQLSDPIKTQKQSSRQITESTSSCRKSKPKSANLQPSDDELSDSSSVVRDMSHQGDTISQQSESTISLASQVDEEVTSTNKSNKINNNFIQPAHQRQKKTVARSMKDRSIAEPAVVSSAQPSPVSVLDATFYNDDLPSPIKKKPVAFKEDEIEWNPTDLNHSSSSTNDILHSVINHKKSDNIHLLIHDLTLMLSAQEVPFIDEITPHYNRTNPDHQYILEILLSSGLLKDFESGFTIIHLHETGYPVDPDLFLALEKAKAGTTNSNDKERGANASQSEHHIKIQRKLVFDVVNEILAHKLRLESCSKYWHSPNMLADRRPRGQKLLGELCSEVDRLQGNASHCSLQDENDCVGNILRADLKHQSMHWTTYSSELPWLVLDVERLIFKDLLSEVVTGEALGLQVQSAGCCRQLFSK, encoded by the exons ATGTCTGCAAAATTCATCCATACTTTATCAGATGAAAACCCAAATCTGCAGAAGCAGATTGGATGTATGAATGGAATTTTTCAACTCTTTGACCGCCACCATTTCCTTGGTGGTGGCCGCCGCATCACTGGCCAAAACCAGAAGAGACTTCCGGCAG GTCAAAATGGCAACAATAGTATAGAGCCCAAGAGTACTTCTCAGAAGACCACA GAAAAAGACCACAAGAAGGCCATCAAAGAGAAACTGAGAGTCCCCACAGAATCATCCAGAACCTCATTTTCATCTTCCTCCTGCTCTTCTAGTTTGTCATCTTTAGAATGCAATAGAGCATCTCCGCTGGAACCATGCTTACTCAATCAAACCGTTGTTCCTGAAACCCATGCTCAAGACTTGCCTTCACCCATACACCAACCAAACACTTCTTTTCAGTCAAGCCAGCAATCCCCTGATCTCAGAGATGCTGTCAAAGACTCCATCAACAGAGAAGCCCGTGGCTTATCAGTCAAAACTGCAACCAAAGGGGAATCTGGGGGCCAAACCTTGAAGTACTTTGATTCCCCAAGACCTCTGCAGCAGCCTAAATCTGCCAAGAACAAAGTTACAGGTTTGAAGGAATCATTTCAAGTTGTTCATAAGCTTCAGGAAGCACCTCGCAAATCCAGTGAAGGGAAGCATGTTTCATTGACTTCTGGACTGAAGGATGCTCGACGGCTTTCTTGTGATGGAAGGGAATCAAGAGACATAAACAAATCTACCATAAAGCTTAAGGAGCTCCCAAGGCTATCATTGGACAGCAGAGCAGGTTCCATGAGGGGTCCCTCCACGGAAATGAAATCAAATGATCCTCTAAGAGATTTGGAGAGGGGGAATAGGAACTTCAACAATTTCTTAAACCAACAAGAACCTGAAAGCCATACACGACTGTCTAATGTTGTGGCCAAGTTGATGGGATTGGAAGCTTTCCCAGGTTCCATGTCAACCAATGagaatcagagaagacagatcaAAACACACCCACACGTTGAAAAGAATCCCTTCCTTGCATCGTCAAGAAACACCGATGAGAGCAAGCAAAATCGAATTCCTGGCTCCCGAAGAAATGTTCACAAGGAACCTATCTCGCCCTGGCTGAGAAATGTTGACTCAGTTAAGAAGCCTATCACAAATTCAAAGTTTCCAATAGAACCAGCACCACGGAGGCAGCCAGATGGAAGCAGAGGTTCTGAAACACTAGACTTGAAAAGTAGGATACCTCCAAAAGCCCAAAACACCTCTCTCTCTGTTTATGGTGAAATAGAGAAAAATTTGGCACAACTTGAGTTCAAAAGGTCTGGAAAGGATCTCAGGGCTCTTAAACAAATACTTGAAGCAATACAGAAGACAAAAGAGAGATTAGAGACCAGAAATGAAAGTATAAAGTTAGGAACTCAGCCAAGCAGTAACAACATTCTTCACCAGAATTCACAGTTATCAAATCTGGACAACCTCCAGAGTGCTAGCCCCATTTCCACCCCTACCAGGAGGACCAGTTCACCAAAGAGTTCTAAATCCCCAATCGTGATTATCAAACCTACTAAACTCATCAAAGCCACTAATCCTGCTTCCTCAGTAAACCCAACATCAAGTTTTTCAGTTCTGCACAGGATCCAGACTGCTGACTCTGCAGATGGCAGAAAGGAATCATTTTACAAACAAAATGCTAAAGATCCAACTCCTAGAGCCAACCATGTTGGGGACCGATCCAGTCTACCCACTTGTCCGATGGATAAAAATACTGTAGCCAGATTGACAAGGCTGTCACAAACTTCAAAGGAGCCTCAGTCTGCTATTAGAGAGAGTAATAACTCAGGTAAGAGCTTGGGAGCCTTGAACCTAAGACAGCAACGGAAAAAGATTGGGTTGGAGAAGCAAACTCGTCCCACAACACAATTATCAGACCCAATCAAGACCCAGAAGCAGTCCAGTAGACAGATCACAGAATCAACTTCCTCATGCAGAAAATCAAAACCAAAATCTGCAAATTTGCAGCCAAGCGATGATGAACTGAGTGATAGCAGTAGCGTTGTGAGGGATATGAGCCACCAAGGGGACACAATTTCTCAGCAATCCGAGAGCACTATTAGCTTGGCCTCACAGGTTGATGAAGAAGTCACAAGCACTAATAAATCTAATAAGATCAATAACAACTTTATCCAGCCAGCACACCAGAGACAAAAA AAAACAGTAGCAAGATCAATGAAAGATAGATCAATTGCAGAACCAGCAGTAGTTTCCTCGGCACAACCAAGTCCTGTGTCTGTTCTTGATGCAACATTCTACAATGATGACTTGCCATCTCCCATTAAGAAGAAACCAGTTGCCTTCAAAG AAGATGAGATTGAGTGGAATCCCACGGACCTAAATCACTCTTCCAGTAGCACAAATGATATTCTCCATTCTGTGATCAATCATAAGAAATCGGACAACATCCATCTCTTAATTCACGATCTTACACTGATGTTATCTGCTCAGGAGGTACCCTTCATTGATGAAATTACACCTCACTACAACAGGACAAACCCAGACCATCAATACATTTTAGAAATCCTATTGTCATCAGGTCTCCTGAAAGATTTTGAATCTGGTTTTACAATCATTCACCTCCATGAAACAGGCTACCCAGTCGACCCCGATTTATTCCTAGCCTTGGAAAAAGCTAAGGCAGGCACCACAAATTCAAATGATAAAGAGAGGGGAGCAAATGCTTCCCAGTCAGAACATCATATCAAAATCCAAAGAAAACTTGTATTTGATGTTGTGAATGAAATCCTAGCTCACAAATTACGTCTGGAAAGTTGTTCGAAGTATTGGCACTCACCAAATATGCTGGCGGACAGAAGACCAAGAGGACAAAAGCTTTTGGGGGAATTGTGCTCCGAGGTAGACAGACTGCAAGGTAATGCCTCACACTGCAGCTTACAAGATGAGAATGACTGTGTGGGAAACATCTTACGGGCAGATTTGAAGCATCAATCAATGCATTGGACGACTTATAGTAGTGAACTCCCATGGTTAGTTCTGGATGTTGAGCGCTTGATCTTTAAAGATCTTTTAAGTGAGGTTGTGACTGGTGAGGCACTTGGTCTACAAGTGCAATCTGCTGGGTGTTGCAGGCAATTGTTTTCCAAGTAG
- the LOC110657698 gene encoding uncharacterized protein LOC110657698, which yields MNTDMEAINNPSIVSLEFKKLPSLRNQKKHDVQDISDSTHKKVEEGSLPHIDDLNNFSTLCLLDKGDDEAILLSNVGETNKHISLVISDKENVLSESLASLSIRPPACHLKKKLLVLDLNGLLVDIVSSPPKGFKADIRIRRQAIFARPFCLDFLNFCFERFEVGIWSSRMKKNMDNIVDYLMGDMKRKLMFCWDVSHCTMTRYNTLENKHKPLVFKELRRIWEKHDPELPWEKGFYDESNTLLIDDSPYKALLNPVHTAIFPYSYQCQDRKDNALGDGGDLRVYLEGLAEADNVQKFVEQHPFGKKPITERSASWGFYLNVMSTSSLLPSLG from the exons ATGAACACGGACATGGAAGCAATCAATAATCCATCAATAGTCAGCTTGGAGTTCAAAAAGCTACCAAGTTTAAGAAATCAGAAAAAGCATGATGTGCAAGATATTAGTGATTCAACTCATAAGAAGGTTGAGGAAGGTAGCCTGCCTCATATTGATGATTTGAATAATTTTTCAACTCTTTGTTTATTGGATAAAGGTGACGATGAGGCAATTCTTTTGTCCAATGTGGGTGAAACTAATAAACATATTTCACTTGTTATTAGTGACAAAGAGAATGTCCTCTCAGAAAGTTTGGCTTCTTTGTCAATAAGACCACCAGCTTGTCACTTGAAGAAAAAActtcttgttcttgatttaaatgGGTTGCTTGTGGATATAGTTTCTTCTCCTCCAAAGGGTTTCAAAGCAGACATAAGAATTAGAAGACAAGCAA TTTTTGCGAGACCCTTTTGTCTTGATTTTCTAAACTTTTGTTTTGAGAGATTTGAAGTGGGCATCTGGTCTTCAAGAATGAA gAAGAATATGGATAACATCGTTGACTATTTGATGGGAGACATGAAGCGCAAGTTAATGTTTTGTTGG GATGTGTCACACTGTACTATGACACGATACAATACCCTTGAAAACAAGCATAAGCCCTTGGTTTTCAAGGAACTGAGGAGAATATGGGAAAAACATGATCCTGAACTTCCTTGGGAGAAGGGATTTTATGATGAATCAAATACCTTGTTAATAGATGATTCACCTTATAAAGCATTGCTTAATCCT GTGCATACTGCAATATTCCCTTACTCATACCAGTGTCAGGACAGGAAGGATAATGCTTTAG GAGATGGAGGTGATCTTAGAGTTTATTTGGAAGGACTGGCTGAAGCCGACAATGTACAGAAGTTTGTAGAGCAACACCCATTTGGTAAAAAACCGATCACTGAAAGAAGTGCATCTTGGGGTTTCTACCTGAATGTTATGAGCACATCATCTTTGCTTCCTTCGTTGGGATAA
- the LOC110657697 gene encoding putative methylesterase 11, chloroplastic, translating into MGNLCTCFAPKTVKKKKSTKRLPGNPQSVPNSSNRWTRIRSTRKDSTDSSIQEQALAAAILFRQHQQQNGSGSLPFDRSASLRYPNNSGSKKTQLPRSSSSRARSLTDPLLQPHQLVNQDIKLDDLETNHLVLVHGGGFGAWCWYKTIALLEEGGFKVTAVDLTGSGIHSFDTNGITSLSQYVKPLTNFLEKLSDGEKVILVGHDFGGACISYAMELFPHKTSKAIFVAAAMLTNGQSTLDMFSQQANSNDLMQQAQIFVYANGNGHPPTAIDLDKSLLRELLFNQSPAKDVALASVSMRPIPFAPVLEKLCLSDMKYGTVRRFYIETPEDNAIPITLQESMINSSPPEKVYHLKGADHSPFFSKPQALHKILVEISKMPST; encoded by the exons ATGGGCAACCTGTGCACTTGTTTCGCACCCAAAACAGTGAAAAAGAAGAAATCTACAAAGCGTTTACCCGGTAACCCGCAGTCAGTGCCCAATTCAAGCAACCGGTGGACTCGGATCCGGTCCACGCGCAAAGACAGCACTGATTCTTCGATTCAGGAGCAGGCTTTGGCTGCCGCCATTCTTTTCAGGCAGCATCAGCAACAGAACGGCTCCGGTTCATTGCCGTTTGATCGGTCGGCTTCGTTACGGTACCCGAATAATTCCGGGTCGAAGAAAACCCAGTTGCCCCGAAGCTCTAGTTCGAGAGCCCGGTCCCTTACTGACCCGTTGCTGCAGCCTCACCAGCTAGTTAACCAG GATATTAAGCTTGATGATCTCGAGACTAATCATCTTGTTCTTGTCCATGGGGGAGGCTTTGGTGCCTGGTGTTGGTACAAAACAATAGCTCTCCTAGAAGAGGGTGGTTTCAAAGTTACTGCAGTAGACTTAACAGGCTCCGGGATTCATTCTTTTGATACAAATGGCATTACCAGTCTTTCTCAATATGTGAAACCCCTTACCAATTTTCTTGAAAAACTTTCTGATGGGGAGAAG GTGATTTTGGTGGGGCATGATTTTGGTGGTGCTTGTATATCATATGCAATGGAGTTGTTTCCCCATAAAACATCAAAGGCTATTTTTGTTGCTGCTGCAATGCTGACTAATGGACAGAGCACTCTTGATATGTTCTCACAACAG GCAAATTCAAATGATTTGATGCAACAGGCTCAGATATTTGTGTATGCAAATGGGAATGGCCATCCTCCAACTGCTATTGATCTGGATAAATCATTATTGAGAGAGTTGCTGTTCAACCAGAGTCCTGCCAAG GATGTTGCATTAGCTTCTGTTTCAATGAGGCCTATCCCCTTTGCACCAGTTTTAGAGAAGCTTTGTCTTTCAGATATGAAATATGGAACAGTTAGAAGGTTTTATATAGAAACTCCAGAAGATAATGCCATACCTATTACACTGCAGGAAAGCATGATAAACTCAAGCCCCCCAGAAAAGGTTTATCATTTAAAAGGTGCTGATCACTCACCTTTTTTCTCCAAGCCTCAGGCCCTTCACAAGATATTGGTAGAGATTTCTAAGATGCCTTCGACCTGA
- the LOC110657695 gene encoding protein SPIRAL1-like 2, with translation MGRRGVSAGGGQSSLGYLFGNGETANNASAAKTEGQTANNSPSQKPAIASPTIDKQTPAGVHGNLTNNYYRADGQNCGNFITDRPSTKVHAAPGGGSSLGYLFGGNGN, from the exons ATGGGTCGTCGTGGAGTTAGCGCTGGTGGCGGACAGAGTTCATTGGGCTACCTATTTGGTAATGGGGAGACTGCTAACAATGCATCGGCTGCTAAAACAGAGGGACAAACTGCAAACAATAGCCCTTCTCAGAAACCTGCCATCGCTTCACCCACAATAGATAAGCAAACACCAGCAGGCGTCCATGGAAATCTTACAAATAATTACTATCGGGCAGATGGCCAGAACTGTGGTAACTTTATTACG GATCGGCCATCCACCAAAGTTCATGCTGCCCCTGGTGGTGGATCTTCTCTTGGTTACCTCTTTGGCGGGAATGGGaactaa
- the LOC110657694 gene encoding uncharacterized protein LOC110657694, whose protein sequence is MTTVVPTSEEDPALAVVRFTSELAWADAGPEVVEQQVSRLCLEAQECIVMGRWLDLASLMLTSADLIFSNSKVSEKDLECIFTVICNLVSKSESPDEQLEMAKLLCGKIIQQPTDKPALRLKILFNLYNLLENTYSRFYVYMKVLNLAASGKVTEHVIPSFKKIDSFLKEWNLEVKDQRDLFLGISNVLRESKSSGKDSFKFLTKYLATFSGEDAYAMGEAKEEAVRTIIEFVKAPDMFQCDLLDMPAVGQLEKDAKYALVYQLLKIFLTQRLDAYLEFQAANSALLKSYGLVHEDCIAKMRLMSLVDLASDGSGRVPYTLIKDTLRINDDEVELWVVKAITAKLINCKMDQMSQVVLVSSCAERVFGQHQWLALRLKLATWRDNIANVINAIQANKITEDGSQAMQGLMIR, encoded by the exons ATGACGACCGTCGTTCCTACCTCCGAAGAAGATCCGGCCCTCGCCGTCGTCCGCTTCACCTCTGAGCTTGCCTGGGCGGATGCGGGTCCTGAG GTTGTAGAGCAACAAGTTTCTAGGCTTTGTTTGGAAGCTCAAGAATGTATCGTGATGGGCAGATGGCTGGACTTGGCCTCTCTAATGCTTACTTCAGCTGACTTGATATTCTCCAACTCTAAGGTGTCAGAGAAAG ATCTTGAGTGTATCTTCACTGTTATCTGCAATCTTGTCTCTAAGTCTGAAAGTCCTGATGAACAACTTGAGATGGCAAAACTTTTATGCGGAAAAATCATTCAGCAACCAACTGACAAGCCTGCATTGCGATTGAAGAT CTTGTTCAATCTGTACAATCTGCTGGAGAACACATACAGCCGGTTCTATGTTTACATGAAGGTTCTAAATTTAGCAGCGAGTGGAAAAGTCACAGAGCATGTCATACCTTCTTTCAAAAAGATCGATAGCTTCTTGAAAGAGTGGAATCTTGAGGTGAAGGATCAGAGGGATCTTTTTCTTGGCATTTCTAATGTACTGAGAGAGAGTAAGAG CTCAGGaaaggattctttcaaattcctgacCAAGTATTTAGCTACCTTCTCTGGTGAGGATGCATATGCAATGGGTGAAGCCAAGGAGGAAGCTGTGCGCACAATTATCGAATTTGTCAAGGCACCTGACATGTTTCAG TGTGACCTGCTAGATATGCCTGCTGTGGGGCAGTTGGAAAAGGACGCTAAATATGCTTTGGTATATCAGCTTTTGAAGATCTTTCTGACTCAGAGGCTAGATGCCTACTTAGAGTTTCAGGCTGCAAATTCTGCTTTGCTGAAAAGCTATG GTCTTGTTCATGAGGATTGTATAGCAAAGATGAGATTGATGTCATTAGTGGATCTTGCCTCAGATGGATCTGGTCGAGTTCCATATACTCTTATCAAGGATACTCTTCGG ATTAACGATGATGAGGTGGAATTATGGGTagtgaaggcaataactgctaaGTTAATCAACTGTAAAATGGACCAGATGTCTCAAGTTGTACTTGTTAG TAGCTGTGCCGAGCGTGTATTTGGGCAGCATCAGTGGCTGGCACTTAGATTAAAACTAGCTACATGGAGG GATAATATTGCGAATGTGATAAACGCCATCCAAGCTAACAAGATAACTGAAGATGGATCACAGGCAATGCAAGGGTTGATGATTCGTTAG